From the Nodularia sp. NIES-3585 genome, one window contains:
- a CDS encoding tellurite resistance TerB C-terminal domain-containing protein, with protein MQSAMISNRYILGIVAFSVSFGISLVPNWDLNQSLITGVITILATYAAALFIDKRRSNYEMLILSSHRKRIKEMEGLKLRIVKEINQIEEHRNLLYAESQKLEKQILDCRNQRNILHRDLGTFAGQKKQLETDSINLTAEIATLEQNQAELHHAFSQLTTEKRRLDLNCNTSRAEILQLQNQISELQQEKQELESNVSLLGRLKPQLEEKMYELRIEVQELEAETNQQKQLLVSTKTERENLAENINYLQTKITEKQSELHQIESQISLLQEERDLFQNQIWELLQQTETLNQQVAPKNLNEDANNLFSFPELIDSLDSIETSDILPKEWNNLLKILPIHEIQVLKAIVEQDKPQVIIKKIAEANITMPNLLIDSINEHANDTIGELIIEPSLEIPEVYEEHIVNARKMLAIYENLINRQASSN; from the coding sequence ATGCAATCAGCAATGATCAGCAATCGATATATTCTCGGCATAGTTGCCTTTAGTGTGAGTTTTGGCATTAGTCTTGTCCCTAACTGGGATTTGAATCAATCCTTGATTACAGGCGTAATTACGATACTTGCTACCTATGCGGCAGCATTATTTATCGATAAGCGCCGCAGCAATTATGAAATGCTGATTTTAAGTTCCCACCGCAAGCGAATTAAAGAAATGGAGGGACTTAAACTGCGGATTGTCAAAGAAATTAACCAAATAGAAGAGCATCGTAATTTATTATATGCAGAGTCGCAAAAACTGGAGAAACAAATATTAGATTGTCGTAATCAAAGAAATATTTTACATCGAGATTTAGGAACATTTGCTGGACAAAAAAAGCAGTTAGAAACAGACAGTATTAATCTAACTGCTGAAATAGCAACTCTCGAACAAAATCAAGCAGAATTGCATCATGCTTTTTCTCAACTTACAACAGAAAAACGGCGTTTGGACTTGAACTGTAATACATCTCGCGCTGAAATTCTTCAGTTACAAAATCAAATTTCCGAACTCCAGCAAGAAAAACAAGAACTTGAGAGTAATGTCAGTCTTTTAGGTAGACTCAAACCCCAACTAGAGGAAAAAATGTATGAACTGCGAATTGAAGTTCAAGAACTAGAAGCCGAGACTAACCAGCAAAAACAATTGTTAGTATCTACAAAAACTGAAAGGGAGAATTTAGCAGAAAATATTAATTACTTACAAACAAAAATCACAGAAAAACAATCAGAATTACATCAAATAGAATCACAAATTTCGTTATTGCAAGAAGAACGAGACTTGTTCCAAAATCAAATTTGGGAATTACTCCAACAAACAGAAACATTAAATCAACAAGTAGCACCGAAAAATTTAAATGAAGATGCCAATAATTTGTTTAGTTTTCCCGAATTAATTGACTCCCTAGATTCAATAGAAACATCCGATATTTTACCTAAAGAATGGAATAACTTATTGAAAATTCTCCCCATTCATGAAATTCAGGTATTAAAAGCCATAGTAGAACAAGATAAGCCCCAGGTAATTATTAAAAAAATTGCCGAAGCCAATATTACCATGCCCAATCTATTAATTGATTCTATAAATGAACACGCCAATGATACTATTGGAGAACTAATAATTGAACCTAGTTTAGAAATTCCCGAAGTGTATGAAGAACATATAGTAAACGCGAGAAAAATGCTGGCTATATATGAAAACCTGATAAATAGACAAGCCTCATCAAATTAA
- a CDS encoding ATP-binding protein has protein sequence MAKLKISKKISTALINSLGAGVVPRTGVEHIAVGREKELQSLFQNLDDIAEGVSAFRFIIGNYGSGKSFILQLIRNRAMEQGFVVADADLSASRRLAGTHNEGLATYRELMSHLATKTRPDGGALVSILEGWINKIQQEVVTETNLRPNDDGFDDKVEAKIREVVLYIEDLVHGFDFGSVIIAYWRGYRLDDDDLKNASMRWLRGEFNTKTEAKTALGVRVIIDDDSWYDYIKLFAKFVAEIGYKGLLVLVDEAVNLYQISTTVTRERNYNRLLTMFNDTMQCKAEHLGIFIGGTTRFLEDPNRGLFADQAWRRRTKESRFATQSGVQEQLGPVIRLNPLSQEEILTLLQRLTEIHALNFGYEQVLKNPQLKEFVQEIVSRLGAEALLTPGEIVRDFISLLNILHQNPGMVFSELIHGSKFQPTAMGKDADEDDHAAEFSL, from the coding sequence ATGGCTAAACTCAAAATCTCTAAAAAAATTTCCACTGCTTTAATCAACTCACTTGGTGCGGGAGTAGTACCGAGAACAGGAGTTGAGCATATCGCAGTGGGGCGAGAAAAAGAACTTCAAAGCCTATTTCAAAATCTTGATGACATCGCAGAAGGTGTATCAGCATTTCGGTTTATCATTGGTAACTATGGCTCAGGTAAAAGTTTTATATTACAATTAATTCGTAACCGCGCTATGGAGCAAGGTTTTGTGGTAGCTGATGCTGATTTATCTGCCTCACGCCGATTAGCAGGAACCCACAATGAAGGTTTAGCAACTTATCGGGAATTAATGAGCCACCTGGCGACAAAAACTCGTCCTGATGGTGGTGCTTTAGTTTCAATTTTGGAAGGATGGATTAATAAAATTCAACAAGAAGTTGTCACAGAAACAAACTTGCGTCCTAATGACGATGGTTTTGATGACAAAGTTGAAGCCAAAATTCGAGAAGTAGTGCTGTATATTGAAGATTTAGTACATGGTTTTGATTTTGGTAGCGTAATTATTGCTTATTGGCGCGGCTATCGGTTAGATGATGATGACTTAAAAAATGCGTCCATGCGTTGGTTGCGGGGAGAATTCAATACTAAAACTGAGGCGAAAACGGCGTTAGGAGTACGGGTGATTATTGATGATGATAGTTGGTATGACTACATCAAACTATTTGCGAAATTTGTTGCTGAGATTGGTTACAAAGGGCTATTAGTTTTAGTTGATGAAGCTGTAAATTTATACCAAATATCAACTACAGTCACCCGTGAACGGAACTATAACAGACTGCTAACGATGTTTAATGACACCATGCAATGCAAAGCCGAACATCTAGGCATTTTTATTGGTGGGACAACGAGATTTTTAGAAGATCCAAATCGAGGACTTTTTGCAGACCAAGCTTGGCGCAGACGCACAAAAGAAAGCCGTTTTGCTACACAGTCAGGGGTTCAGGAACAGTTAGGGCCAGTTATTCGGCTTAACCCGTTGAGTCAAGAGGAAATTCTCACACTTTTGCAACGCTTAACTGAAATTCATGCACTTAATTTCGGTTATGAACAAGTTTTGAAAAATCCTCAGTTAAAGGAATTTGTGCAAGAAATTGTGTCTCGTTTAGGTGCAGAAGCATTACTCACACCTGGGGAAATTGTCCGGGATTTTATTAGTTTGTTAAATATACTGCATCAAAATCCAGGAATGGTTTTTAGTGAACTCATTCATGGTTCTAAATTTCAGCCCACTGCTATGGGTAAAGATGCAGATGAGGATGATCATGCAGCAGAGTTTAGTTTGTGA
- a CDS encoding putative toxin-antitoxin system toxin component, PIN family, translating into MAIKIVVDTSVFISALISSQGSSRELIRRCLKGEYQPLMGNALFSEYESVIQRAEIIAKCPLTSEEISALLASLMNVSKWIYIYYLWRPNLKDEADNHLIELAVAGNAQIIATHNVKDFQNAELLFPNLSILKPEAVIRS; encoded by the coding sequence ATGGCGATTAAAATTGTAGTTGATACCAGCGTTTTTATTAGTGCGCTGATTAGCTCTCAAGGTTCCAGTAGAGAACTCATTCGACGCTGCTTGAAAGGCGAATATCAGCCTTTGATGGGAAATGCTTTATTTTCTGAGTATGAGTCAGTCATTCAACGAGCAGAAATTATTGCTAAATGCCCTTTAACCAGTGAAGAAATTTCTGCTTTACTTGCATCACTGATGAACGTAAGTAAATGGATTTATATTTACTATTTATGGCGACCTAATTTAAAAGATGAAGCTGACAATCACTTAATTGAATTAGCAGTTGCTGGGAATGCTCAAATCATTGCCACTCACAATGTCAAAGATTTCCAAAATGCTGAATTGTTATTTCCTAACTTATCAATATTAAAACCTGAAGCAGTTATTAGGAGTTAA
- a CDS encoding toxin-antitoxin system HicB family antitoxin: MATLTIRLPDDKHNRLKELAQAKGISINKLIEELSTIALAEFDANTRFKAMAAMGNSEEGLKILDKLDAQL; this comes from the coding sequence ATGGCAACTTTAACTATTCGTTTACCAGACGACAAGCACAACAGATTAAAAGAACTTGCTCAAGCCAAAGGTATAAGTATCAATAAGCTGATTGAAGAACTTTCTACTATCGCTCTAGCCGAATTTGATGCCAATACAAGGTTTAAAGCAATGGCCGCAATGGGTAACTCAGAAGAAGGCTTAAAAATATTAGATAAACTCGATGCTCAATTGTAG
- the gor gene encoding glutathione-disulfide reductase has product MSYDFDLFVIGAGSGGIATARRAAEYGAKVGVAEFDRLGGTCVNRGCVPKKLMVYASHFPDLFEDAQGYGWSGVKSSLDWEKMITAVNNEVTRLNGIYEGMLEKSKVEVFDGYGKFIDAHTIQVGERQVTADKILIAVGGHPVKPEIPGIEYAITSDDIFHLKEQPQRLVILGGGYIGSEFACILNGLGSEVTQVIRNDKILRGFDEDLQNEIQQAMGNHGIKILNNSEIIAIEKTKTGLKVTVSRNGNSEETVIVDAVSLAATGRKPNTQKLGLENTKVQLDDNGAVVVDKYSQTNEANIYALGDCTDNINLTPVAINEGRAFADTVFGNKSRTMSYENVPTAIFTTPEAATVGLTEAEAREKYGDAVKIYRSRFRPMYYTLPGKDEKTMMKLVVDQNTDQVVGAHMVGTSAAEIIQGVAIAVKMGATKANFDATVGIHPSSAEEFVTMR; this is encoded by the coding sequence ATGAGTTACGATTTCGACTTATTTGTAATTGGTGCAGGATCTGGTGGGATTGCAACCGCCAGAAGGGCTGCGGAATATGGAGCCAAAGTAGGGGTTGCTGAGTTTGACCGACTAGGCGGAACCTGCGTAAATCGTGGCTGTGTCCCTAAAAAGTTAATGGTCTATGCCTCCCATTTTCCTGACTTGTTTGAAGATGCCCAAGGATACGGCTGGAGTGGAGTCAAGAGTTCTCTAGATTGGGAAAAAATGATTACGGCGGTCAATAATGAAGTGACTCGCCTGAATGGCATCTATGAAGGGATGCTGGAAAAGTCCAAAGTGGAAGTCTTTGATGGATACGGTAAATTTATTGATGCTCACACGATTCAAGTAGGCGAGCGTCAAGTTACTGCCGACAAGATTTTAATTGCTGTGGGTGGACATCCTGTAAAGCCAGAAATCCCCGGAATTGAATATGCCATTACCTCCGATGACATATTTCACCTCAAAGAACAACCCCAGCGTCTAGTAATTTTGGGGGGAGGTTATATTGGTTCAGAATTTGCCTGTATCCTCAATGGGTTGGGAAGCGAAGTTACCCAAGTGATTCGCAATGACAAAATTTTGCGTGGTTTTGATGAAGATTTGCAGAATGAAATTCAGCAAGCAATGGGTAATCACGGCATCAAGATTCTCAATAATAGCGAAATAATTGCCATTGAGAAGACTAAAACAGGCTTAAAGGTGACAGTTAGCCGCAATGGTAATTCTGAGGAGACGGTAATTGTTGATGCCGTCAGTTTGGCAGCTACAGGACGCAAACCCAATACACAAAAATTAGGTTTGGAAAACACCAAAGTTCAGCTAGACGATAATGGCGCAGTTGTTGTTGATAAATACAGTCAAACCAATGAAGCAAATATCTATGCACTGGGAGATTGTACAGATAATATTAATTTAACTCCTGTGGCGATTAATGAAGGTCGCGCCTTCGCAGATACTGTATTTGGCAACAAGTCTCGCACGATGAGTTATGAAAATGTGCCGACAGCTATCTTTACTACACCAGAAGCTGCAACTGTGGGTTTGACTGAAGCGGAAGCCAGAGAAAAATATGGTGATGCAGTGAAAATCTATCGCAGTCGTTTTAGACCGATGTACTATACCTTACCGGGTAAAGATGAAAAAACCATGATGAAATTAGTGGTTGATCAAAATACCGATCAGGTAGTGGGGGCGCACATGGTGGGAACCAGCGCTGCGGAGATTATACAAGGGGTCGCGATCGCAGTTAAGATGGGTGCTACTAAAGCTAACTTTGATGCCACAGTAGGTATTCATCCTAGTTCTGCTGAAGAGTTTGTCACTATGCGATAA
- a CDS encoding peroxiredoxin: MAVIEKVPNVVFKTRVRDESIGGPNPFRWEDRTTQDVFAGKRIVVFSLPGAFTPTCSTSHLPRYEELYDQFKALGVDDVVCVSVNDAFVMFQWGKQQGATNVKLLPDGNGEFTRKMGMLVDKSNLGFGLRSWRYSMVVNDGKIEKIFIEPGYEDNCPTDPFEVSDADTMLGYLKQAKTPAAV, encoded by the coding sequence ATGGCTGTTATCGAAAAGGTTCCCAACGTTGTATTTAAAACCCGCGTGCGCGACGAGTCTATTGGTGGTCCTAACCCCTTCCGTTGGGAAGACCGCACCACTCAAGATGTTTTCGCTGGTAAGCGTATAGTAGTATTTTCACTACCTGGAGCTTTTACCCCCACTTGTTCCACCTCCCACCTTCCCCGCTACGAAGAACTGTATGACCAATTCAAAGCCTTGGGAGTTGATGATGTAGTTTGTGTATCTGTGAATGATGCTTTTGTGATGTTCCAGTGGGGCAAACAACAAGGTGCTACAAATGTTAAGCTGCTCCCTGATGGTAATGGTGAATTTACCCGCAAGATGGGGATGTTAGTTGATAAATCTAACCTGGGCTTTGGTTTGCGCTCTTGGCGTTATTCAATGGTGGTGAATGACGGCAAAATCGAAAAGATTTTCATTGAGCCTGGTTACGAAGATAACTGCCCTACAGATCCATTTGAAGTTTCGGATGCAGACACCATGCTGGGTTACCTGAAACAAGCTAAAACTCCTGCTGCTGTGTAA
- a CDS encoding Fur family transcriptional regulator — MQQEAHTIIQTLKSKGLRVTPQRFAVYANLLSRSDHPTVETILADLNKDFPVSSQATIYSSLQALREVGLVQEVLLEEGVCRYDANVEPHHHFCCRRCGAIEDIAWETFQCVDMKSLRPGMRGESYEVIVRGWCDRCPSL, encoded by the coding sequence ATGCAGCAAGAGGCACACACAATTATTCAAACCTTAAAATCTAAGGGTTTGAGGGTGACTCCTCAGAGGTTCGCAGTTTACGCAAATTTGTTATCTCGCTCTGATCACCCCACAGTTGAGACTATCCTGGCGGATCTGAACAAAGATTTTCCAGTGTCATCTCAGGCGACTATTTATAGTTCGCTGCAAGCCCTGAGAGAAGTTGGTCTTGTGCAAGAGGTTTTACTGGAAGAAGGGGTTTGTCGCTATGATGCGAATGTGGAACCTCATCACCACTTTTGTTGTCGCCGATGTGGTGCAATTGAAGATATTGCCTGGGAAACTTTCCAGTGTGTAGATATGAAGAGTCTCCGCCCTGGGATGCGTGGCGAAAGCTATGAAGTGATTGTTCGGGGTTGGTGCGATCGCTGCCCTTCTCTTTGA
- a CDS encoding response regulator: MAGKSIKVLLVEDNPGDVFLLQELLQEVTTAKVELQPAEQLLSALDLIARDSFDVILLDLSLPDSQGLDTFISMAHHAKATPIIVLTGLDDETLALRAMQEGAQDYLVKGQVTGDLLVRSMRYAIERQSSENALRQSEERFRVALKNSPIFVFNQDINLYYTWVYNPMSGWTSQEMLGKQDCDLIPEKDAQRLTAIKHSVLTNGCGIREEVSITNPQGTRYYDLTVEPLRNESQEIVGITCAGIDISERKLTFAKIREQAALLDITTDAICVCDLENQILFWNKGAETLYGWSHHEAVGRNASELLDNEAAQEDHEALLQIMTKGKWQGELTQITKTGKELVVASRWSLVRDAQGMPKSILIVDTDITEKKRLESQLFRAQRLESIGTLASGIAHDLNNILTPILAGAQLLPVKFPDADERTRRLLEILEINAKRGADLVKQVLSFARGVEGKRITLQIRHLIVEIAKILKETFPKSIEIYTDIPNDLWLVSGDSTQLHQVLMNLCVNARDAMPNRGTLSISAENIVVDENYARMNLEAKAGLYVVITVTDTGVGIPQETLDRIFEPFFTTKPVGQGTGLGLSTVIGITKSHGGFINVYSEVGHGTSFKVYLPAVGGTETLAVEEVAIPSGHGELILIVDDEPSIQDVTRNSLESHQYQTLIASDGIEAIALYAKYADEISAVLMDMMLPALDGITAIRTLQKINPQVKIIATSGFMSKTRLAEVIDTGTQTFLPKPYTVNELLLSLQKILK; this comes from the coding sequence ATGGCAGGAAAATCGATTAAAGTTTTGTTAGTAGAAGATAACCCTGGTGATGTCTTTTTACTGCAAGAGTTATTACAGGAAGTAACTACAGCTAAAGTAGAGTTGCAACCAGCCGAGCAGCTCTTGTCAGCACTCGACTTGATCGCTAGAGACAGCTTTGATGTCATACTCTTAGACCTCTCATTGCCTGATAGCCAGGGACTGGACACCTTTATCAGCATGGCGCACCATGCCAAAGCCACTCCGATTATTGTCTTGACTGGTTTAGATGATGAAACCCTCGCACTACGAGCGATGCAGGAAGGCGCACAAGATTATTTAGTCAAGGGTCAAGTGACTGGCGACTTGCTAGTACGTTCCATGCGCTATGCAATTGAGCGTCAAAGTTCCGAAAATGCCCTGCGTCAGAGTGAAGAACGCTTTCGGGTGGCTTTAAAAAATTCCCCTATTTTTGTTTTCAACCAAGATATAAATCTATATTACACCTGGGTTTATAACCCGATGTCTGGATGGACGAGTCAGGAGATGTTGGGTAAACAGGACTGTGATTTGATTCCAGAAAAAGATGCCCAACGTCTGACCGCGATTAAACATAGTGTGCTGACTAACGGTTGCGGGATTCGAGAGGAAGTATCTATCACTAACCCCCAAGGGACTCGATATTACGACTTGACTGTGGAACCGTTGCGGAATGAGTCGCAAGAAATTGTCGGCATAACTTGTGCGGGGATTGATATCAGCGAACGCAAGCTTACGTTCGCCAAAATTCGTGAACAAGCAGCTTTACTAGATATAACCACTGATGCAATTTGTGTGTGTGATTTAGAAAACCAAATTCTTTTTTGGAACAAAGGGGCAGAAACTCTCTATGGTTGGTCACATCATGAGGCTGTGGGCAGAAATGCTAGTGAGCTGTTGGATAATGAAGCTGCTCAGGAAGACCACGAGGCTTTATTGCAGATCATGACTAAAGGTAAGTGGCAAGGGGAGTTAACTCAAATCACTAAAACTGGTAAAGAACTCGTGGTAGCTAGTCGTTGGAGTTTGGTCCGCGACGCACAGGGAATGCCTAAATCAATTCTGATTGTTGATACTGATATTACTGAGAAGAAGCGTTTAGAATCACAATTATTTCGCGCCCAACGTTTAGAAAGTATTGGTACACTGGCTAGTGGTATTGCTCACGACCTGAATAATATTTTGACCCCGATTTTGGCAGGAGCGCAATTGTTACCAGTGAAATTCCCCGATGCTGATGAACGGACTCGGCGGTTGTTGGAAATTTTGGAAATCAACGCTAAACGGGGAGCGGATTTAGTTAAACAGGTGCTATCCTTTGCCAGAGGTGTAGAAGGGAAGCGGATTACTTTGCAGATTAGACACCTGATTGTGGAAATTGCCAAAATTCTCAAAGAAACATTTCCCAAATCCATTGAAATTTATACCGATATTCCCAACGATTTGTGGCTGGTTTCTGGAGATAGTACTCAACTGCATCAGGTACTGATGAATTTGTGTGTCAATGCCCGCGATGCTATGCCTAATAGGGGTACTTTAAGTATATCTGCTGAGAATATTGTGGTTGATGAAAATTATGCTCGGATGAACTTGGAAGCAAAAGCAGGATTATATGTAGTGATTACGGTTACTGATACTGGAGTTGGTATTCCGCAAGAAACCTTAGATAGAATTTTTGAGCCATTTTTTACTACCAAACCAGTCGGACAAGGCACAGGTTTAGGACTTTCTACTGTAATTGGGATTACTAAAAGCCACGGTGGTTTTATCAACGTGTATAGCGAGGTGGGACATGGTACTAGTTTTAAGGTCTACTTACCAGCCGTGGGGGGAACGGAAACACTCGCTGTTGAAGAGGTGGCAATACCCTCGGGACATGGGGAATTAATTCTGATTGTGGATGATGAACCTTCAATTCAGGATGTCACCAGAAATTCTCTAGAAAGTCACCAATACCAGACTTTAATTGCTAGTGACGGCATTGAGGCGATCGCGCTATACGCTAAATACGCCGACGAAATTAGTGCCGTACTGATGGATATGATGTTGCCTGCATTGGATGGAATCACCGCTATTCGGACTTTGCAAAAAATTAACCCCCAAGTGAAAATTATTGCTACCAGTGGTTTCATGTCCAAAACTAGGTTAGCAGAGGTGATTGACACTGGTACGCAGACATTTTTGCCCAAACCTTACACTGTGAATGAATTATTACTGTCTTTACAGAAAATACTGAAGTAG
- a CDS encoding response regulator: MNTPTAIMPIEVLLVEDNPGDAQLTRIALEDSKIAVNLNVVEDGVEAMAFLRKQGNYAKAPHPDIVLLDLNLPKKDGREVLAEIKADHRLRRIPVVVLTTSQSEEDILKAYNLSANCFITKPVDFDQFVKIVQSIENFWFAIVKLPPE; this comes from the coding sequence GTGAATACTCCCACAGCGATTATGCCCATTGAGGTCTTGTTAGTAGAAGACAATCCCGGCGATGCTCAACTGACTAGAATCGCCCTAGAAGATAGCAAAATCGCAGTTAACCTCAACGTGGTTGAAGATGGTGTAGAGGCAATGGCATTCTTGCGAAAACAGGGAAACTATGCCAAAGCACCTCATCCAGATATTGTACTGCTTGATTTAAACTTACCCAAAAAGGACGGACGGGAAGTACTGGCAGAAATCAAAGCCGACCACCGTCTGAGGCGAATTCCTGTAGTTGTGTTGACAACTTCTCAATCGGAGGAAGATATTCTCAAAGCTTATAACCTATCGGCTAATTGTTTCATCACTAAACCAGTTGACTTTGACCAATTCGTTAAAATTGTACAGTCCATAGAAAATTTCTGGTTTGCAATTGTAAAACTGCCACCGGAGTAA